A genomic region of Echeneis naucrates chromosome 24, fEcheNa1.1, whole genome shotgun sequence contains the following coding sequences:
- the LOC115037876 gene encoding adenylate kinase 7-like: protein MADEKQQTRPKRVFVSDVDSFSSRHVAELLSTCEASAFLFVGTVSAPEDGTAAFLLEKYLSPSRDELLERLLQCDVVVYNISENATPQLLEEATWAITSLHAEMQNFKSRKMFILISTVMTWAMTKPQSSHETDVLLTEEEFRRRRPHPNFKNHNNLEKLVLKLGRGKKSKLSGYVVGSGLQYGKGESLFHYFFKVSWLMQSPEVPLFGEGTNYIPMIHIYDLARVIQNIIELRPKSKYILAVDDSKNTLEDIVKMISNSLGPGKIKKVPEQEAIAMKAFTPEEMEYLNINLRLDAFIIKDTFSLTWTSESGIVENMETIVEEYKDTRQLLPIRICLVGPPSVGKTTVSEKLCNHYQIHHIKLKEVIEEKITQLKDMVNGSDSVSGEGAAAAHKQLDNINTSMNMNAGRLEDHLLFDILQEKLNSKPCSNQGFVLDGFPKTYEQAKMIFTGQDSEDQDLTVKRPVYNKTITPEHVIALDASDDFLIKRVQGLPEAVAQKMRYTQDDFPSRLMRYRQLSTAEETLLDYFDELEIHPERIEVNTDDPEYTKVVKKITEMVGIPKNYGLSPEEQEEEDRKKEEERKQNLAAEATEKKHRNEAALAEMVAQYEEWQKNLSEVKKQEGERMEAQSLPLRNYLMKYVMPSLTEAMLECSKIKPDDPVDFLAEYLLQSIQQYSSNG, encoded by the exons ATGGCCGACGAAAAGCAACAGACTCGTCCCAAACGTGTCTTTGTCAGCGACGTCGACAGCTTTTCCTCCCGGCACGTCGCCGAG CTCCTGTCGACCTGTGAGGCTTCAGCTTTTCTCTTCGTGGGAACCGTCTCTGCCCCCGAAGATGGTACAGCAGCCTTTCTGCTGGAGAAATATTTG TCACCCAGTCGAGACGAGCTCCTTGAGCGCCTGCTGCAGTGTGATGTGGTGGTGTACAACATCTCAGAAAACGCAACACCACAGCTGCTTGAAGAGGCAACATGGGCAATCACAT CCCTTCATGCTGAGATGCAAAACTTCAAGTCTCGGAAAATGTTCATCTTGATCTCAACAGTGATGACTTGGGCCATGACCAAGCCACAGAGTTCG CACGAAACAGATGTTCTGCTTACGGAGGAAGAGTTCAGAAGGAGAAGGCCTCATCCCAATTTCAAAAACCACAACAATTTGGAGAAACTTGTACTCAAATTGGGTAGAGGG AAGAAGTCCAAACTTAGTGGCTATGTTGTAGGTAGTGGTCTTCAGTATGGAAAGGGGGAAAGCCTCTTTCACTACTTTTTCAAG gtgtCTTGGTTGATGCAGTCTCCAGAGGTTCCCTTGTTTGGAGAGGGAACAAATTACATCCCCATGATTCACATATATGACCTTGCAAg AGTGATTCAAAATATCATTGAACTGAGGCCGAAGTCCAAGTACATCCTTGCTGTTGATGATTCCAAAAACACTTTGGAGGATATAGTGAAG ATGATAAGTAACTCTCTTGGGCCAGGGAAAATTAAGAAAGTCCCAGAGCAGGAAGCCATCGCCATGAAGGCTTTTACG CCAGAGGAGATGGAGTACCTAAATATCAACCTCCGCCTGGATGCTTTCATTATAAAAGACACCTTCAGCCTCACATGGACGTCTGAGTCAGGGATTGTTGAGAACATGGAGACCATTGTGGAGGAATACAAAGACACCCGGCAGCTACTT CCCATCAGAATCTGCCTGGTTGGACCTCCATCTGTGGGTAAAACCACAGTTTCAGAGAAACTCTGCAATCATTACCAGATACACCACATCAAGCTCAAAGAGGTCATTGAGGAAAAGATTACACAACTG AAGGACATGGTGAATGGAAGCGACTCTGTCAGTGGAGAGGGAGCAGCTGCTGCCCACAAACAACTGGACAATATTAACACAAGCATGAACATGAACGCTG GTCGACTGGAAGATCATCTACTTTTTGACATCTTACAAGAAAAGCTGAATTCAAAGCCATGCAGCAACCAAGGTTTTGTTCTTGATGGCTTCCCTAAGACCTATGAGCAAGCAAAGATGATTTTCACGG GGCAGGACTCAGAGGACCAGGATTTGACAGTTAAAAGGCCTGTGTACAACAAGACGATCACTCCAG AGCATGTTATTGCCTTAGATGCATCTGATGATTTCCTGATAAAAAGAGTACAAGGCCTTCCAGAAGCTGTAGCACAAAAAATGCGATACACTCAAGATGACTTTCCTTCTCGCCTGATGAGATACAGACAACTCAGTACTGCTGAGGAAACCCTGCTGGACTACTTTGATGAGCTGGAGATCCACCCGGAACGTATCG AGGTCAATACAGACGATCCAGAGTACACAAAAGTTGTGAAGAAAATCACTGAGATGGTTGGGATTCCCAAAAACTACGGCCTGAGtccagaggagcaggaggaggaggacagaaagaaggaagaggagaggaagcagaacCTGGCTGCAGAGGCCACTGAGAAGAAACACAGGAATGAGGCTGCACTGGCTGAGATGGTGGCCCAGTATGAGGAGTGG CAGAAGAATTTGTCCGAGGTGAAAAAACAGGAAGGCGAGCGGATGGAAGCTCAGTCTCTCCCTCTGAGGAACTACCTGATGAAGTATGTGATGCCCTCACTCACTGAGGCCATGTTAGAGTGCTCTAAAATCAAACCAGACGACCCTGTCGACTTCTTG gcTGAATATCTTCTGCAGAGCATCCAACAATATTCCTCCAACGGCTGA